The segment GTTGCGATTACACCTTCTGGCGTCGCTTACTTGCTAAATGGCGGGCATGAAGTTCTAGTTGAAACAAATGCTGGTTCAGGCAGTGGTTTTACAGATAGTGAATATGCTGCTTCTGGAGCGAAAATAATGGATACTGCAGCAGAGGTCTGGAATTCTGCAGACATGATTATGAAGGTAAAGGAACCACTTCAATCAGAATACGGCTACTTCCGCAAAGGCTTAATCTTGTTTACTTATCTTCACTTAGCAGCTGAAAAGGAATTGGCAGCAGCCTTAACGGAAAAGGGTGTTACTGGCATTGCTTATGAGACAATTGAAGTGAATGGAAAACTGCCGCTGTTAACTCCAATGAGTGAGGTTGCAGGCAGAATGGCAGTTCAGATTGGTGCACAATTTCTTGAACAGCCTCATGGAGGAAAAGGGATTTTGCTGGCAGGAGTTCCTGGAGTAAAGCGTGGCAATGTGACAATCATTGGCGGTGGTATTGTTGGCGCAAATGCTGCTAAACTTGCAGTTGGTCTTGGTGCAAATGTAACATTACTAGATTTAAATCCAGAAAGATTAAGAGAGCTTGATAATCAATTCGGGTCAAGCCTAAATACAGTTATTTCAAATCCTGCTAATATTGAAGCGGCAGTAGCGGAGTCAGATTTAGTAATTGGTGCTGTCCTTATTCCTGGTGCTAAAGCACCGAAGCTTGTGACAGAGGAAATGGTTAAAAAGATGGCTCCAGGTTCTGTGATTGTTGATGTGGCAATCGACCAAGGCGGTATCTTTGAGACAGTTGATCATATTACTACACATGATAATCCGACATATGTGAAGCATGGGGTAGTTCACTATGCTGTTGCAAATATGCCTGGGGCGGTGCCGAGAACTTCTACGATTGCCCTGACAAATGTAACCGTGCCATATGCATTGCAGATTGCCAACAAAGGTGCAGTCGAGGCCATCCAAAACAACTATGCGATAAAGCAAGGTGTAAATACCTTTAATGGACATATAACATACGCTCCTGTAGCTAAGGATTTAGGGCTTGAATATGTCCCGGTTCAAGAAGTAATTAATTCGATTCCTACTACTGCAGTATAACGATATTAAAAGCCGTACTTCCTAGAAGAGGAGGTACGGCTTTTTGTGGATTCTGCTAACAAGATTATAAATTTTTTCCAGAAAAATGAAACTTCTATTAGGCGAGTTTCGTATAACAATATGGATAGATATGCTGAGGGTATAAAGATAAAGAGATAACAAGAGCGAAGATTTAAAAGATAAAAAAGAGAGGAGTATAACATGTCACAGTATGCATTAGAAGTGAGAAATTTCACAAAGAAAATTAAAAGCAAAACAATCGTGGACAAGGTAAGTTTTGCGGTGGAAAAAGGGGAAATTTTTGGACTGCTTGGCCCTAACGGTGCTGGGAAAACAACGATTATAAGAATGATAGTCAGCTTGATTAACAGAACAGAAGGAGAGGTTGTCATAAATGGGCATAACCTCGATACTTCTTTTGCAGATGCGATGAGCAGCCTCGGGGCTATTGTGGAAAACCCAGAATTCTATAAATACATGAGTGGTTACAAGAATTTACGCCATTATGCAAGAATGGCAAAAAATGAGATTTCGGAGGAGAGAATCGCAGAAGTAGTTAAGCTTGTAAAGCTAGAAAATGCTATTCATCAAAAGGTAAGGACATATTCACTTGGGATGAGGCAGAGGCTAGGTGTTGCGCAAGCACTTCTGCATAATCCTGCTATCTTAATCCTTGATGAGCCGACAAACGGACTAGATCCACAAGGGATACGAGAATTCCGTGATTATCTTCACGAGCTGGCAGCAACGGGAATATCTGTGCTTGTTTCATCTCATTTGCTTTCAGAAATGCAGCTTATGTGCCATCGCTTTGCGATCATTGAAAAGGGTAAGCTTATTCACATCTCTTCCATGGATGAGACAGTTGCAGAGGGAGTAGATGAGCAAAGAGAGGTAGCCTTTGAGATGGATGATGCTTCTAGTGCGCTAGAAACACTGAAAAGTGGCGCAGTGGCTTTTGAGGAGGTTTCGCTAAAAGAGGATATGCTTACAGTAAAACTGTCGAAGTCTTCCATTCCAGCTGTGAACAAACTATTTGTGGAAAAAGGATTATCTGTGTACGGAATTAGTGCAGCGAAAGCGACATTAGAGGACAGATTCCTTGAACTCACGAATAAAAAAGGAGAGGAAGCAAAACGATGATCGGGTTAATTCAGAATGAACTGATAAAAATATTTGAAAAGAAGATGAGCTGGATTTTTGCTATTATTCTTATACTTGGTCTTATAGGAAGTGCTGTGCTTGAGATGAAAATCAGCGATCAGCAAAAGGATGATGATTGGAAGGTACAGGTTCAATCAGAAATTGACAAGCTGGAGAAGAAGATGGAAAAAGCTCCGAGCTATAATGATTTCAAAGAGGATGAATATCCGTCAGAGGAGACGAAGGAGGATATTCAATCTCAAATTGATGGTTTTAATGGAAATCTGAAGGATAATGTAAATCCATATACGACAAGCTGGTCTTATTTAGGTGATTTTGGAATTGCGATGAAGTCTCTTATCACATTGTTTGTAGTAATTGTTTGTGCGGGAAATATCTCGTCTGAGTTTTCCGATGGGACAATTAAACAGCTGTTAATTCGCCCGCATAGAAGATGGGCAATCTTGCTTTCAAAATACGTTGCAATAGTCATTTATTCAGTGTTTCTACTTGCTGTGCTCGCTTTAGCTGGGTACTTAGTGGGTATTGCCTTCTTCGGTACAGCAGGGTTTAATGATAACATTTATGCCTATAATTCTGCTTTTAATCCAGAGGTTGTTAGCGGTGGTGTTTACTTTTTACAGAACCTGGCTTACTATTTACCTGGTTTAATTCTTATCCTGACATTGGCGTTTATGCTGTCTACTCTCTTTAAGAATCAAGCAATTGCAGTTGGAATTGGTATTTTTGTACTGTTCTTTTCTTCAACGGTTGGCTCTATAATTGTAGGGCTTTCGGAAAAATATGCGTGGACAAAGGCGTTAATTTTCCCGCACTTGGATCAGACTGTTTTTATAATGGATGATAAAATATTAACTAATATTACAATGCCGATATCATTGGGTATTCTTGGAGTCTATTATATTATCTTTATGTTCATCACATTTTTCTTTTTCCAAAAAAGAGATATCAGCATTTGATTTTATGGAAAACCGGAGAGGGTTGCTCTCCGGTTTTAGTTTGCAGTTAAACACTTATCACTAATAGCAAGTGGGGATATTAATTTCCGCTGCAGGGGTTCGCTTTCCACGGGGCGAGCGGTGAGCCGCATCGGCGCTAAAGCGCCTGCTGGGTCTCACCTGTCTCGCAAATCCCGTAGGAGACTCGCCCCTTCCGCTCCAATCCATATCCGTTTTTAATGTTGAAAGAATTATTAAGATATTCTTGTTTTACAAGCTGAAACCGGAGAGGGTTGCTCTCCGGTTTTAGTTTGCAGTTAAACACTTATTTATAGCAAGTGGGTATATTAATTTCCGCTGCAGGGGTTCGCTTTCCACGGGGCGAGCGGTGAGCCGCATCGGCGCTAAAGCGCCTGCTGGGTCTCACCTGTCTCGCAAATCCCGTAGGAGACTCGCTCCTTCGCTCCAATCCATATCCATTTTTAATGTTGATAGAATTAATAAGATATTCTTGTTTTACAAGCTGAAACCGGAGAGGGTTGCTCTCCGGTTTTAGTTTGCAGTTAAACACTTATCACTAATAGCAAGTGGGGATATTAATTTCCGCTGCAGGGGTTCGCTTTCCACGGGGCGAGCGGCGAGCCGCATCGGCGCTAAAGCGCCTGCTGGGTCTCACCTGTCTCGCTAATCCCGTAGGAGACTCGCCCCTTCCGCTCCAATCCATATCCGTTTTTAATGTTGAAAGAATTATTAAGATATTCTTGTTTTACAAGCCGATACTGGAGAGGGTTGCTCTCCGGTTTTAGTTTGCAGTTAAACACTTATTTATAGCAAGGGGGATATTAATTTCCGCTGCAGGGGTTCGTTTTCCACGGGGCGAGCGGTGAGCCGCATCGGCGCTAAAGCGCCTGCTGGGTCTCACCTGTCTCGCAAATCCCGTAGGAGACTCGCTCCTTCGCTCCAATCCATATCCGTTTTTAATGTTGATAGAATTAATAAGATATTCTTGTTTTACAAGCCGATACTGGAGAGGGTTGCTCTCCGGTTTTTTAACTGTTGTTATTTAGATAATGGATGGCTTGTTTAATTCGGGTTAAGCCATCTGTGAGCTTTGGCCGTGGGCAGCCTAAATTCATCCTTAAATAGCCTCTGCCGTCAGCGCCATATGTTTCTCCTGCCATGATGGCTACCTTGCCTTCGTGGATAAGAGCTTGCTGAATTTGTTCTGGTGAATACGGCAGCTTTTTTGTATTTATCCATGCTAAGTAAGTTGCTTCTGGTATTTGTAGAGTCATGCCTAACTGGTTCATTTCCAGGAATTCCTTTGTAAGAGTCAAATTTTCTTTAATATAGTCATTCATGTCGTCTACCCAACTGCCGCATGATTGATAGGCCTCTATTGTTGCCGTTAAACCTAGTATGCTTGTGGAGGAAAGACCATCTTTGTTTTTTAATGTTAGTAAAAATTCGTCCTTTATTGTTTCTCCAGGAATAATGGCATAAGAGCCGATTAATCCTGGAGTATTGAATGTTTTACTAGCAGAGGTACAAATGCATACGTTTTGTAAGTTCATTGCTTTGCTGATAATAGGAATATGCTTATTTGGCTGCATAACGATGTCCATATGAATTTCATCACTAATAATATAAACGTGATATTTTTGGCAAAGACTAACTAGTTGTTCAAGCTCTGTTGCTGTCCAAACCCTGCCTGTCGGATTATGAGGACTGCATAGTAACAGCACTTTTGCTTTTGGGTGGGCAAGCCTTTTTTCTAAGTCAGCAAAGTCAATCACGTATTTTCCGTCAGCCTCAAGTAATGGATTTCTTGATATTTGTCTGTTATTATCCGTAATCATTTTAAAGAAGGCATCATAAGCCGGAGTCTGTATCACGATATGATCTTCTTTATCTGTTAACATCTCGATTATTTTTGCAATCGTATAAATAACACTTGGGCTATAAACAATCCAATCCTCATCTAGCTCTGTGGAAAAACGCTCTCTGTACCATTTTTGAATAGATGCTTTGAATTCCTTGTGATTCCATCTTGTATAGCCGAAAATGCCGTGCTCCAAACGCTTAGTTAAAGCATTCATTACCTCTGGCGGTGTTTGGAAGTCTGTATCTGAAATAGAAAACGGTAAGAGCTTTGCTTCTCCAAATCTGTCTTCAATATAATCCCACTGTGTGCAGTATGTGCCAGTTCTATCTGTGATACGATCAAAAGAATATGTCATAAACGGTTCCTACTCCATTTCTATTTCCAGCTGGTTCTTTAAAGAAGCTACTTGTGTGCCAATAATGACCTGTACATTATGATTATCCAGCTTCACGACACCAAGTGCTCCGCAGGCCTTTAATTCCTGCTCATCAATTTTGCTCATATCCTGAACAACAAGACGCAGTCTGGTGATACAATTGTCCAATGTTTCGAGATTTTCTTTGCCGCCTAAAGCAGTTAAAATTCTTTTTGCATCATATTTACCTTTTTTCTTATGAGTTAATTCTTCCTTCGATGTTGCAGTTGTTTCATCTTCACGGCCAGGTGTCTTCAGATTGAACTTAATAATGGCATAACGGAAGATGAAGTAGTAAAGGGCGAACCAAACAGCTCCTACAACGAGAACGAGATACCATTTTGTGTATGTTCCCTGCAAGACACCGAAAATAATGAAGTCGAGAATGCCGCCATCTGTGTTTCCAATTACTACTCCGAGCAAATGCATTGTCATAAATCCTAAACCTGTTAAGATGACATGGATGCCGTAAAGGGCAGGTGCCAGGAACAGAAACAAAAATTCAATTGGCTCTGTAATACCAGTCACAAATGTGGCGATGACACCTGAGATTAACAACCCTTTAATCTTACTTCGTTTTTCAGGAAGTGCTGTATGATAAATAGCCAGTGCCACGGCTGGTAAGCCAAACATGAAAGTAGGCATTTTCCCTTGTGATAAAAAGGCGGTAGCGGAAGGACTGATTGGCGAACCGCTTTGCAGCTGGGCATAGAAAATATTCAGGGCTCCTGCAATAGTCTGTCCGTCAACAACCTGAACGCCACCAGCTTCCGTAAAACGAATCATTGCTACAAGTATATGGTGCAGTCCAAATGGCAGCAATAAACGTTCACCAGCTCCGAATATAAATGGTCCAAATGCACCGGATTTCTGAATAAGTTGACCAATGCCAGTGATAGCAATTGCGAAAATCGGCCAAATGATTGGAATTAAAATGCCGACAACAGCTAATGAAAGGGAAGTGATAATCGGCACAAATCTTGCTCCGCCAAAAAAGGCGAATGCATCTGGAAGCTGAATATTATAAAAGCGGCTGTGCAGCAAATGGACAATCACGCCGACGATGATACCGCCGAGTACCCCCATTTCAATCGTTTGTATTCCCATTACCATGCCTTGACCAGCTTCGCGCAATGCTTCAGCTGCAGCAAGGCTTTTTGTTTCTGATAAATAAAAGTTAATGGATAAATGCATAATGACATATCCTACAAACCCAGAAAAGGCCGCGACTCCTTTTTCGTAACGTGCAAGTCCCAGCGGAATTGCAACGGCAAACAAAACAGGCAGATAAGTAAAAGCAAAGCCTCCAATTGTAGACATGAACCGGAATATCGTTTGCAGGAAGCGGTTATCAAGAAAAGGCAGAGCTTCAATTGTAGATGGACTCGTAAAGGAGCTGCCGATTCCTAACATAAGTCCCATGAATGCAAGCAGGGCTACTGGAAGCATGAATGTCTTTCCGAGTCCTTGGAAAAATTCCCAAAAACGTGATTTAGCGTTTTTCATCATCACTTACTCCTTCCAAATACATATATTTGTGTTAAGAGTAACTGCCTTAGAAAAGAAGAACAATCAGTTTCGAATAATTTGTAAGGGTATACATTTTTTGTATAGCTATTTTTACATTAATAAAAGGCTTCTAGGACTGTGCCTTCGAAGCCTGCTAACTTTTTTTCCTTGATTCTATGGCTGTAAGGATGATGAAATCTAACAAAATACTTAAAGGAAATCTTGAACTCATATCAAGGTCACCGAGATAACAGTTTTGTATTTGCGCATGAAATGTTATGTTGACTAAATCCTTCAGCCGGCTGCTTTTTCTGCCGACGATAGCAATGGTTTTTACGTTTCGTTCCTTTAAAATTGCAGCGAACTCTAGTATATGAGCTGTTTCTCCGCTATAGGAAACTAGTATTGCCAAATCCTTATTGGAAAGCCTCTTCGCAACACATCTTAGTTCGTCCCAATCTTCTCTAGCATTACAAATAGTTCCTGAAAATGTCAGCTTTCTAGCAGCGTCTATGCAAGTAGGCAGAGATGCTCCTACGCCAAAGAATTCAATGAAGTTACTTTCGTGTATAAAGTTAGCAGCCTTTTGTATTTGCGCTTCATTAATATGCTCTAGTGTCCATTCCATTTCCTGCTGAACCCGTTCCATATGGGAGGACAGAAAGCTTAAACTAGGCTTGGCAGCTTCATATAATTCCTGTTCGGAATCTTTATTTAACGTATATTTTAAATCCTGAAAACCGCTGAATCCAATGCGTTTGCATGTTCTGCTAATTGTTGCTGTTGAAATAAATAAGTTTTTTGCCAGCGCATTTAAGCTGGAAGTGGCGATTTGCTCTGGGTTTGCAATGATATAGTCTAGTACTTGTTTTTCTAACTG is part of the Niallia taxi genome and harbors:
- the ald gene encoding alanine dehydrogenase: MIIGIPKEIKNNENRVAITPSGVAYLLNGGHEVLVETNAGSGSGFTDSEYAASGAKIMDTAAEVWNSADMIMKVKEPLQSEYGYFRKGLILFTYLHLAAEKELAAALTEKGVTGIAYETIEVNGKLPLLTPMSEVAGRMAVQIGAQFLEQPHGGKGILLAGVPGVKRGNVTIIGGGIVGANAAKLAVGLGANVTLLDLNPERLRELDNQFGSSLNTVISNPANIEAAVAESDLVIGAVLIPGAKAPKLVTEEMVKKMAPGSVIVDVAIDQGGIFETVDHITTHDNPTYVKHGVVHYAVANMPGAVPRTSTIALTNVTVPYALQIANKGAVEAIQNNYAIKQGVNTFNGHITYAPVAKDLGLEYVPVQEVINSIPTTAV
- a CDS encoding MalY/PatB family protein is translated as MTYSFDRITDRTGTYCTQWDYIEDRFGEAKLLPFSISDTDFQTPPEVMNALTKRLEHGIFGYTRWNHKEFKASIQKWYRERFSTELDEDWIVYSPSVIYTIAKIIEMLTDKEDHIVIQTPAYDAFFKMITDNNRQISRNPLLEADGKYVIDFADLEKRLAHPKAKVLLLCSPHNPTGRVWTATELEQLVSLCQKYHVYIISDEIHMDIVMQPNKHIPIISKAMNLQNVCICTSASKTFNTPGLIGSYAIIPGETIKDEFLLTLKNKDGLSSTSILGLTATIEAYQSCGSWVDDMNDYIKENLTLTKEFLEMNQLGMTLQIPEATYLAWINTKKLPYSPEQIQQALIHEGKVAIMAGETYGADGRGYLRMNLGCPRPKLTDGLTRIKQAIHYLNNNS
- a CDS encoding MurR/RpiR family transcriptional regulator, whose protein sequence is MKILLKRLAQYKGELSQLEKQVLDYIIANPEQIATSSLNALAKNLFISTATISRTCKRIGFSGFQDLKYTLNKDSEQELYEAAKPSLSFLSSHMERVQQEMEWTLEHINEAQIQKAANFIHESNFIEFFGVGASLPTCIDAARKLTFSGTICNAREDWDELRCVAKRLSNKDLAILVSYSGETAHILEFAAILKERNVKTIAIVGRKSSRLKDLVNITFHAQIQNCYLGDLDMSSRFPLSILLDFIILTAIESRKKS
- a CDS encoding ABC transporter permease gives rise to the protein MIGLIQNELIKIFEKKMSWIFAIILILGLIGSAVLEMKISDQQKDDDWKVQVQSEIDKLEKKMEKAPSYNDFKEDEYPSEETKEDIQSQIDGFNGNLKDNVNPYTTSWSYLGDFGIAMKSLITLFVVIVCAGNISSEFSDGTIKQLLIRPHRRWAILLSKYVAIVIYSVFLLAVLALAGYLVGIAFFGTAGFNDNIYAYNSAFNPEVVSGGVYFLQNLAYYLPGLILILTLAFMLSTLFKNQAIAVGIGIFVLFFSSTVGSIIVGLSEKYAWTKALIFPHLDQTVFIMDDKILTNITMPISLGILGVYYIIFMFITFFFFQKRDISI
- the malX gene encoding maltose/glucose-specific PTS transporter subunit IIBC — translated: MMKNAKSRFWEFFQGLGKTFMLPVALLAFMGLMLGIGSSFTSPSTIEALPFLDNRFLQTIFRFMSTIGGFAFTYLPVLFAVAIPLGLARYEKGVAAFSGFVGYVIMHLSINFYLSETKSLAAAEALREAGQGMVMGIQTIEMGVLGGIIVGVIVHLLHSRFYNIQLPDAFAFFGGARFVPIITSLSLAVVGILIPIIWPIFAIAITGIGQLIQKSGAFGPFIFGAGERLLLPFGLHHILVAMIRFTEAGGVQVVDGQTIAGALNIFYAQLQSGSPISPSATAFLSQGKMPTFMFGLPAVALAIYHTALPEKRSKIKGLLISGVIATFVTGITEPIEFLFLFLAPALYGIHVILTGLGFMTMHLLGVVIGNTDGGILDFIIFGVLQGTYTKWYLVLVVGAVWFALYYFIFRYAIIKFNLKTPGREDETTATSKEELTHKKKGKYDAKRILTALGGKENLETLDNCITRLRLVVQDMSKIDEQELKACGALGVVKLDNHNVQVIIGTQVASLKNQLEIEME
- a CDS encoding ABC transporter ATP-binding protein translates to MSQYALEVRNFTKKIKSKTIVDKVSFAVEKGEIFGLLGPNGAGKTTIIRMIVSLINRTEGEVVINGHNLDTSFADAMSSLGAIVENPEFYKYMSGYKNLRHYARMAKNEISEERIAEVVKLVKLENAIHQKVRTYSLGMRQRLGVAQALLHNPAILILDEPTNGLDPQGIREFRDYLHELAATGISVLVSSHLLSEMQLMCHRFAIIEKGKLIHISSMDETVAEGVDEQREVAFEMDDASSALETLKSGAVAFEEVSLKEDMLTVKLSKSSIPAVNKLFVEKGLSVYGISAAKATLEDRFLELTNKKGEEAKR